The Pseudomonas sp. R4-35-07 genome contains a region encoding:
- the ampE gene encoding regulatory signaling modulator protein AmpE has protein sequence MSFLVLVLAVWIEKFSALRQRLQRDGGWLRELAKLESSPRMGTRPWLILLVLVVLPVALLGLLLLVLEPVAYGLLALPVHVLVVIYSLGRGDLLAALGPFRDAWRRGDLQAAEHVAERDLTLGADNGAQLLERVQGYLLWQAYQSFFAVIFWYFLLGPVAALAYRLLALASEHSQNPLVAERATQLRHAFDWLPVRLLAASFALVGNFVGVSRVMLHELLNWDISAAQLVEKVGLAAAEIPPPAVGAEGINSLDRLWELLLRAAVLWYAGFAIWTVLP, from the coding sequence ATGAGTTTCCTGGTGCTGGTGCTGGCGGTGTGGATCGAGAAGTTCTCGGCCTTGCGCCAGCGGTTGCAGCGCGACGGCGGCTGGCTGCGTGAGCTGGCCAAGCTCGAATCGAGCCCGCGCATGGGGACGCGGCCCTGGCTGATCCTGCTGGTGTTGGTGGTGCTGCCCGTGGCCTTGTTGGGCTTGTTGCTGCTGGTGCTGGAGCCTGTGGCCTATGGCTTGTTGGCGTTGCCGGTGCACGTGCTGGTGGTGATCTACAGCCTGGGCCGTGGCGATCTGCTGGCCGCGCTGGGGCCGTTTCGTGATGCCTGGCGGCGGGGCGATCTGCAAGCCGCCGAGCATGTGGCCGAGCGCGATCTGACGCTGGGTGCCGACAACGGCGCGCAATTGCTCGAGCGTGTTCAGGGCTATTTGCTGTGGCAGGCCTACCAAAGCTTTTTCGCGGTGATTTTCTGGTATTTCCTGCTGGGCCCGGTGGCCGCTCTGGCCTACCGCCTGCTGGCGCTGGCCAGTGAACACAGCCAGAACCCGCTGGTGGCCGAGCGCGCCACGCAATTGCGCCATGCCTTCGACTGGCTGCCGGTGCGCTTGCTGGCGGCGAGCTTTGCCCTGGTGGGCAATTTCGTCGGGGTCAGTCGGGTGATGCTCCACGAACTGCTGAACTGGGATATCAGCGCAGCACAATTGGTGGAAAAAGTCGGCCTGGCCGCCGCAGAAATACCGCCGCCAGCGGTGGGCGCCGAGGGCATAAACAGCCTTGATCGCCTGTGGGAACTGCTGCTGCGTGCGGCGGTGCTGTGGTATGCCGGCTTTGCCATCTGGACCGTGTTGCCCTGA